The Arachis hypogaea cultivar Tifrunner chromosome 14, arahy.Tifrunner.gnm2.J5K5, whole genome shotgun sequence genome has a segment encoding these proteins:
- the LOC114927644 gene encoding putative disease resistance protein At1g50180: MSIVVLCQNYASSSWCLDELVQIMKCSDKGTKRPVLPVFYQVEPSDVRHQRNQYEKDMMSHENRYCNDLNKVKEWRLALYEVCGLSGKHCAENSYESDVIMNIVEEVSAKVPPEPLYIKHPIDFGSQFEVVESLLDTKSHDTLCMLILYGDVETKKSTFAGELYNKIKHQFQAASFLDKVRIKSRGIPNSLENLQETLLSGMCVHKKPRIGSTLKGSSDIKQSLHNKRVLLVLDDVDSIEQLDSLAGGSDWFGLGSRIIITTRDVNVLDKYELNGVKVMKYCIDEGEFKSMEGAKSNHEQDKDLQEDIVGFVEIFNEIVEKLKENESCTEVVSIIGMGGLGKTTLARKIYNNNKVKKLFSCCGWVTISKDYKAKDVLTSLVNGWGLSKSTTEYKVLSEKEQKSKVQEHLDRNKYLIVLDDLWEPEVWDEVESLFPNNKSGNTILITSRNDEVANYTRSKSYYPPFLDKNESWKLFCKVFGTQQCPPVLEPIGREMVEKCGFLPLAIVTLAGIVVKKKRLTVEWMRIMRNVIWYLAKDNNGVMNVLKLSYDNLLQRLKPCFLYFAVFPEDYRIPVKQLIQLWIAKGLIQPPKSGTSSAGKLEDMAKEYLNELVDRSFVLVARKRSNGSLSVCRIHDLLRDLCISESKADNEFEICTEKDIHSMDMKKFCRLSLRSPEFDDWRSFTNQ, translated from the exons ATGTCCATTGTTGTGCTGTGCCAGAATTATGCTTCCTCCTCATGGTGCTTAGATGAACTTGTCCAGATTATGAAGTGCTCTGACAAAGGAACAAAACGACCAGTTTTGCCAGTTTTTTATCAAGTGGAACCATCAGATGTGCGGCATCAAAGGAATCAATATGAAAAAGACATGATGAGCCATGAAAACAGATACTGCAATGATTTAAACAAAGTAAAAGAATGGAGGTTAGCTTTGTATGAAGTATGCGGTCTAAGTGGAAAACATTGTGCAGAAAATAG CTATGAAAGTGATGTTATCATGAATATTGTTGAAGAAGTCTCAGCAAAAGTTCCTCCTGAACCACTTTACATTAAGCATCCAATTGATTTTGGTTCTCAATTTGAAGTGGTGGAATCACTTTTGGACACTAAATCTCATGATACTCTCTGCATGCTGATTCTTTATGGAGATGTTGAAACAAAAAAAAGCACATTTGCAGGGGAGCTGTACAACAAGataaagcatcaatttcaagctgCAAGTTTTCTTGATAAAGTACGTATAAAATCAAGGGGGATCCCCAATAGCCTAGAAAATCTCCAAGAGACACTTTTATCAGGTATGTGTGTGCATAAGAAACCAAGAATAGGCAGCACATTAAAAGGATCTTCTGACATAAAACAAAGTCTGCACAATAAAAGAGTTCTGCTGGTTCTAGATGACGTTGATAGTATAGAACAATTGGACTCACTTGCAGGAGGAAGTGATTGGTTTGGTCTTGGTAGTAGAATCATTATAACAACAAGAGATGTGAATGTGCTAGATAAGTATGAGTTGAATGGTGTTAAGGTTATGAAATATTGCATTGATGAAGGTGAATTTAAAAGCATGGAAGGTGCAAAATCAAATCACGAACAAGATAAGGACCTCCAGGAAGATATAGTGGGCTTTGTAGAGATCTTCAATGAAATAGTTGAGAAATTGAAGGAAAATGAGTCATGCACTGAAGTTGTCTCCATAATCGGCATGGGTGGGTTGGGTAAGACTACCCTTGCTCGAAAAATTTATAACAATAATAAGGTGAAAAAGTTATTCTCTTGTTGTGGATGGGTTACTATTTCTAAAGACTACAAAGCTAAGGACGTTCTCACAAGCCTTGTCAATGGTTGGGGATTGTCCAAGTCTACTACTGAATACAAAGTCTTAAGTGAGAAGGAACAAAAGAGCAAGGTCCAAGAACACTTGGACAGGAACAAGTATCTGATAGTGCTTGATGACTTATGGGAACCTGAAGTCTGGGATGAGGTAGAAAGTTTATTTCCAAATAACAAAAGTGGCAATACAATACTGATAACTAGTCGTAATGACGAGGTGGCAAATTATACAAGGTCAAAGTCCTACTACCCTCCATTCCTAGACAAAAATGAAAGCTGGAAACTTTTCTGCAAGGTGTTTGGGACACAACAGTGTCCTCCTGTTCTCGAACCCATCGGAAGAGAAATGGTGGAAAAATGTGGGTTTTTACCTTTAGCAATTGTGACCTTAGCTGGGATTGTCGTCAAGAAGAAGAGACTAACAGTTGAGTGGATGAGAATCATGCGCAATGTCATTTGGTATCTTGCTAAGGATAATAATGGAGTCATGAATGTGCTAAAGCTAAGCTATGATAACTTGCTTCAAAGATTGAAACCTTGTTTTCTATATTTTGCAGTGTTTCCAGAAGATTATAGAATTCCTGTGAAACAGTTGATTCAACTATGGATAGCCAAAGGATTAATCCAACCACCAAAATCTGGAACATCATCTGCAGGAAAACTAGAAGATATGGCTAAAGAATACCTGAATGAGCTGGTGGATCGTAGCTTCGTGTTGGTAGCGAGAAAAAGGAGTAATGGAAGTCTGTCAGTTTGCCGGATCCACGACCTTCTCCGTGATCTCTGCATATCGGAGAGTAAAGCTGATAACGAGTTTGAGATTTGCACAGAGAAAGACATACATTCCATGGACATGAAGAAATTTTGTAGATTGTCCCTTCGAAGCCCTGAGTTTGATGATTGGCGTTCTTTCACAAACCAATAA
- the LOC112798025 gene encoding F-box/kelch-repeat protein At3g23880: MEKKMNHKSKSIQDILPLDLIHRILLRVPVRHLASLKCVSKRWYSLISDPLFAELHFHHSPAATKASVFMGGGSLAYFVYLDSLFTDNNDALQVKKVSLPFKMKKLPSDFEFLGSCRGFVLLHRDPHFLVVWNPLTGSGKRISYSHIVSRFKHKGFRLPCKFHLYGFGYDASQDDYLVFVAWQDKDDHYHFDCFSLRTNSWINLDAALSKPLDVCHRNSCGLFLNGAIHWVPYSLTTYRDAIIIFDMKERTFSRISGPEQPVMSACTFPTLALLGGCLALYYCNNDSCNTHIWVMKEYKVLSSWTLYQIPCKDFRPLCLSSNMDIIGRGYTLCGTVGYFIYNVREDLLKHFNDRYCWLPLRTIDPVYTESLLPLPDDIKEKDKKKNMKKSGDRAPSLTTAGLKGYFNKRKRAENQGSSTNADKEGKVLAEKVAALEKDVEKTNLEKEKLVAQVKELESLLSAKEADVCEVFIQGFDRAVLQIKTLLPEADVSAMDVTKVALNGELVDGEVLEEAVDENAAQQQGDEVVRV; encoded by the exons CGAAGCGGTGGTACTCTCTAATTTCCGATCCACTCTTTGCTGAATTGCATTTTCACCACTCTCCCGCTGCCACCAAAGCATCCGTCTTCATGGGAGGAGGCAGTCTGGCTTACTTCGTTTACTTAGACTCGCTATTTACTGACAACAATGATGCATTACAAGTAAAAAAGGTGTCTCTCCCTTTCAAGATGAAAAAACTACCTTCTGATTTTGAGTTCCTGGGATCCTGCAGAGGCTTTGTTCTCTTACATCGAGACCCACATTTTCTTGTAGTATGGAACCCACTGACTGGATCCGGCAAAAGAATATCCTACTCTCATATTGTTTCTCGTTTTAAGCACAAGGGCTttaggcttccttgcaagttccATCTCTATGGATTTGGTTATGATGCTTCCCAGGATGACTACTTAGTTTTTGTAGCTTGGCAGGATAAGGATGACCATTATCACTTTGATTGCTTTTCCTTGAGAACCAATTCATGGATTAATCTTGATGCTGCACTCTCCAAGCCCTTGGATGTTTGTCACCGCAATTCTTGTGGGTTGTTCTTGAATGGTGCTATTCATTGGGTGccttactctcttacaacttacAGGGATGCTATTATTATCTTTGATATGAAGGAGAGGACTTTCTCAAGGATATCTGGGCCGGAACAACCTGTAATGAGTGCATGCACCTTTCCAACTCTTGCCTTACTAGGAGGCTGCCTAGCCTTGTATTATTGCAATAATGATAGCTGTAACACTCACATATGGGTGATGAAAGAATATAAAGTGCTGTCGTCTTGGACGCTCTATCAGATTCCTTGCAAGGACTTCCGGCCTCTGTGCTTATCTAGTAATATGGATATTATTGGAAGAGGTTATACTTTGTGTGGTACAGTAGGGTACTTCATATATAATGTCAGAGAAGACCTGCTCAAGCATTTTAATGATCGTTATTGTTGGCTTCCACTCCGAACAATAGATCCTGTGTATACAGAGAGTCTCTTGCCACTCCCTGATGACATTAAGGAAAAGGATAAGAAGAAGAATATGAAAAAAAGCG GTGATAGGGCGCCGAGCTTGACTACCGCCGGTTTGAAGGGTTATTTTAACAAGAGGAAGAGAGCCGAGAACCAAGGCTCTTCAACAAACGCAGATAAAGAAGGAAAGGTTTTAGCAGAAAAGGTTGCAGCGCTGGAGAAGGATGTTGAGAAAACTAACCTGGAGAAGGAAAAGTTGGTGGCTCAGGTGAAGGAGTTGGAGTCTTTGTTATCTGCCAAGGAGGCAGATGTGTGTGAAGTGTTTATACAAGGTTTTGACCGTGCAGTTCTGCAGATTAAGACTTTGTTGCCAGAGGCCGATGTGAGTGCAATGGATGTGACGAAGGTTGCCTTGAACGGTGAATTGGTAGATGGTGAAGTGTTGGAGGAGGCAGTAGATGAAAATGCTGCGCAGCAGCAGGGTGATGAAGTTGTACGAGTTTGA